One Tolypothrix bouteillei VB521301 DNA window includes the following coding sequences:
- a CDS encoding HMA2 domain-containing protein yields the protein MLVEQDMNKSLSNIEYSIVHATPGRIRISVPQLKKNLEYAKKLEQLLNSLDSVVRVRFNPQAASIAIRYDANNISNEVVQNKIAGCFEQAVSGDLYQQNQKFIKASTRQVEKVETEELASKIGGEFIGEIVGGALGHLLLGSIGERIASEVMSRAGGFIGESVSKEIADVAGLINHLESQATKQATKKPILKPYQQNQPDNDNVPSNPPQVTTGLTASQLEKLWQIPSSTINAQADKGVLAFQTWSQEKSGIRWSFGLSASASSDPEMLFFPCD from the coding sequence ATGCTAGTTGAGCAAGATATGAATAAGTCCCTATCAAATATAGAATATAGTATCGTTCACGCTACCCCAGGGCGCATCCGCATTAGCGTTCCCCAACTGAAAAAAAATCTAGAGTACGCAAAAAAACTCGAGCAGTTACTGAATTCGCTTGATTCTGTTGTCCGCGTGCGGTTTAATCCCCAAGCTGCTTCCATTGCAATCCGTTACGATGCCAATAATATCTCAAATGAGGTTGTTCAGAATAAGATTGCTGGTTGTTTTGAGCAAGCAGTTTCAGGAGATCTGTACCAGCAAAATCAAAAATTTATTAAAGCTTCCACCAGACAAGTAGAAAAAGTAGAAACTGAAGAACTAGCTAGCAAGATAGGTGGTGAGTTTATTGGAGAGATTGTTGGAGGTGCGCTCGGTCATTTATTGCTTGGCTCTATAGGAGAACGAATTGCTTCTGAGGTAATGTCAAGAGCGGGAGGATTCATTGGTGAGTCTGTCAGTAAGGAAATTGCTGATGTTGCGGGACTCATAAACCATCTAGAGTCCCAAGCAACTAAACAAGCAACTAAAAAGCCAATTCTGAAGCCATATCAGCAAAATCAGCCAGATAACGATAACGTTCCGAGCAACCCACCACAAGTAACAACAGGTTTAACGGCTTCTCAGCTAGAAAAATTGTGGCAGATTCCAAGTAGCACGATTAATGCCCAAGCAGATAAAGGGGTTTTGGCTTTTCAAACCTGGAGTCAGGAAAAATCAGGTATTCGGTGGAGTTTTGGATTGTCCGCATCGGCTTCATCAGACCCTGAAATGTTGTTTTTCCCGTGTGATTGA
- a CDS encoding DUF454 family protein, whose amino-acid sequence MTEVLNSLKKVVLGVVGTVSLVIGIVGVIIPFFPGTPFLILAGICFWAMNA is encoded by the coding sequence ATGACTGAAGTTTTGAATTCACTTAAAAAAGTGGTTTTAGGAGTTGTAGGAACCGTAAGTTTAGTCATTGGTATTGTAGGGGTTATTATCCCCTTCTTTCCTGGAACACCGTTTTTAATTTTGGCTGGAATTTGCTTTTGGGCTATGAATGCCTGA
- a CDS encoding HMA2 domain-containing protein: MTSRNLSNSTQNLQVTTLHSVNGTAGNREISYSIAHAIPGRIRFCIPKIATDSDYAEKLKAIIEESNSGITDVRINEKAASIAITYRPDTISDDQMRSHLLNLIQVAPDTVQPPKVTARPLLGAIFDALINFIDSIQNINKVRTGIQYGRFKTDFWKNLLSKTKAMTQKLKSAVMFVLPKREQKKAGHDVV; encoded by the coding sequence ATGACTTCCAGAAATTTGTCTAATTCAACCCAAAATTTGCAAGTGACAACCTTACATTCAGTTAATGGTACAGCAGGAAATCGCGAAATCTCGTATAGTATCGCTCATGCGATTCCCGGACGCATTCGTTTTTGTATTCCCAAAATAGCAACAGATTCTGACTATGCTGAAAAACTCAAAGCAATAATAGAAGAATCTAATTCTGGAATTACGGATGTTCGTATTAACGAGAAAGCTGCATCTATTGCCATCACGTATCGACCAGATACTATCTCAGACGACCAAATGCGATCGCACCTACTTAATTTGATTCAAGTTGCTCCAGATACTGTCCAGCCACCAAAAGTTACGGCGAGACCACTTCTAGGAGCCATTTTTGATGCTCTGATTAATTTCATAGACAGTATCCAAAATATAAATAAAGTGCGTACAGGTATTCAGTATGGGCGGTTTAAGACTGACTTTTGGAAGAATTTACTGTCTAAAACAAAAGCGATGACACAAAAGCTAAAGTCAGCCGTTATGTTCGTGTTACCTAAGCGAGAGCAAAAAAAAGCAGGGCATGATGTTGTTTGA
- a CDS encoding Dps family protein produces the protein MRKLNIGLTEEQRQGVIELLNKDLADAYVLLVKTKKFHWDVVGPQFRTLHELWEEQYQTLTETIDALAERVRTLGGYPVGTLQGFLDIATLKEEGGNVPTATDMVARLVDDHEQIIRNLREHIDRSSEDFHDEGTADFLTGLMEGHEEMAWMLRSFIEGQSIQADGSNRLEQTKTPVGV, from the coding sequence ATGCGTAAGTTAAATATTGGTTTGACAGAAGAGCAACGTCAAGGTGTTATTGAGTTGCTAAATAAAGATTTAGCAGATGCCTACGTACTTTTAGTTAAAACTAAAAAGTTCCATTGGGATGTTGTAGGACCTCAATTCCGTACTCTTCACGAACTTTGGGAAGAACAATATCAAACACTCACTGAAACTATTGATGCTTTAGCTGAGCGAGTTCGGACTTTAGGCGGATACCCAGTTGGGACTTTGCAAGGATTTCTAGATATTGCCACTCTTAAAGAAGAAGGTGGTAATGTACCTACAGCGACTGATATGGTGGCTCGATTGGTAGACGATCACGAGCAAATTATTCGTAACTTGCGGGAACACATAGATCGCAGTAGTGAGGACTTCCATGATGAAGGAACTGCTGATTTCTTAACTGGCTTGATGGAAGGACATGAGGAAATGGCTTGGATGCTGCGTTCTTTCATTGAAGGACAGTCTATTCAAGCTGACGGTTCAAATAGACTCGAACAAACAAAAACTCCTGTAGGTGTATAG
- a CDS encoding ChaB family protein, with protein sequence MPEPYKAERTISAVVKDQNQVNDIIRRLLDRGVSRDHISVMGRNFQSETRIAGFISKRDVILGGLRTGAIFGSLFGSFLSLLTGVGVLFIPFVGPIVAAGPIGAILLGAASGAIAGSAGAGLVSVLTALGMPEDKAAIYQTRLQAGEFLIMVEVPAERSGEFQLLLQSAGGEEVHTIEQALPRACTGGCNSPEDLSPEIRSHLSSEAQGTFIERYNTVFKETNDESKAEQAAWETVHQRYDEDENGIFSKVKTTV encoded by the coding sequence ATGCCAGAACCATATAAAGCAGAACGTACTATCTCAGCAGTTGTTAAAGATCAAAATCAAGTTAACGATATCATTCGACGTTTACTGGATCGAGGTGTATCGAGAGACCACATCTCGGTTATGGGTAGAAACTTTCAATCAGAAACCCGAATAGCTGGTTTCATTAGTAAAAGAGATGTCATTTTAGGAGGATTGAGAACGGGAGCGATCTTTGGCTCTTTATTTGGTTCTTTCCTAAGCTTGCTGACTGGTGTTGGTGTACTGTTTATTCCTTTTGTCGGTCCAATTGTTGCTGCAGGTCCTATTGGTGCAATATTATTAGGGGCTGCAAGTGGTGCGATCGCAGGAAGTGCTGGTGCAGGTTTAGTATCCGTCTTAACTGCATTGGGAATGCCAGAAGACAAAGCAGCTATTTATCAAACTCGCTTGCAAGCTGGGGAATTCTTAATCATGGTAGAAGTTCCTGCTGAACGATCGGGAGAGTTTCAACTTCTACTGCAAAGTGCAGGTGGCGAAGAAGTTCATACAATCGAGCAAGCCTTACCTCGTGCATGTACTGGTGGTTGCAACAGCCCGGAAGATTTGTCTCCAGAAATTCGCTCTCATCTTTCTAGTGAAGCTCAAGGCACATTTATTGAGCGCTACAACACTGTCTTCAAAGAAACAAACGATGAATCCAAGGCCGAACAAGCTGCTTGGGAAACAGTTCATCAGCGGTATGATGAAGACGAAAATGGTATTTTTTCTAAAGTGAAGACGACTGTTTAG
- a CDS encoding TIGR02588 family protein yields MSQQINEPTDSEKEQQHPKRSLAEWVTFGVASFILAVVVSLVCYTWLNDKQEPPVLSVSKKQEIRQVNGQFYVPFEVVNLGGETAESIQVIAELRMNGEVTEAGDIQIDFLSTNETEKGAFIFSRDPRQGQLTIRVASYKLP; encoded by the coding sequence ATGAGCCAACAGATAAACGAACCTACAGATTCCGAAAAAGAACAACAGCATCCAAAGCGGAGTCTGGCGGAATGGGTTACTTTTGGAGTTGCATCATTTATCTTAGCAGTGGTTGTTAGTTTAGTATGCTACACTTGGCTAAACGATAAGCAAGAACCTCCTGTTCTTTCTGTGAGCAAAAAGCAAGAGATTCGACAAGTTAACGGACAATTTTATGTTCCCTTTGAAGTTGTGAATCTAGGGGGAGAAACAGCAGAGTCAATTCAGGTTATTGCTGAGTTACGGATGAATGGTGAAGTGACTGAAGCAGGGGATATTCAGATAGATTTTTTATCTACGAATGAAACGGAGAAAGGAGCTTTTATTTTTAGCCGAGATCCCCGACAAGGTCAGTTAACTATAAGAGTTGCTAGTTATAAATTACCGTAA
- a CDS encoding TIGR02587 family membrane protein, with protein MVLAKSRKKKICVREINDIIRGSCGGFLFGIPLLYTMEVWWIGSRAKPPVVMLAIALMFVVVFLLNRTEGFKRPKRNCPPYQSITDTVEAIAIGIFCSTFILILLQEITPTIPLKEALGKIIFESVPFTLGVALANHFLGDTRNTDAREQTDSKNSQNSKELSATLADIGATLIGATVIAFNIAPTDEVPMLAAAVSPPWVLLIIASSLVISYAIVFQAGFSNQQKRRQQKGIFQRPISETVMSYLVSLLAATFMLWFFQQLTLNDPWTIWLEHTLLLGLPATIGGAAGRLAV; from the coding sequence ATGGTGCTTGCAAAAAGTCGGAAGAAAAAAATATGTGTACGTGAAATTAATGACATCATCAGGGGTAGTTGTGGAGGATTTTTATTTGGTATCCCATTGCTTTATACAATGGAAGTTTGGTGGATTGGGTCACGGGCAAAACCACCAGTGGTAATGTTGGCTATAGCACTTATGTTCGTCGTAGTTTTCTTACTGAATCGTACAGAAGGCTTTAAGAGACCCAAGCGGAATTGCCCGCCTTATCAATCAATAACAGACACAGTAGAAGCTATAGCGATCGGGATATTCTGCTCTACTTTTATATTGATATTATTGCAAGAAATAACACCGACAATACCTCTGAAAGAAGCTTTAGGTAAAATTATTTTTGAAAGTGTCCCATTTACTTTGGGTGTAGCTTTAGCTAACCATTTTTTAGGAGATACGCGCAATACAGATGCAAGAGAACAAACAGACAGCAAAAACAGTCAAAACTCCAAAGAATTAAGCGCTACTCTTGCTGATATTGGTGCAACCTTAATTGGTGCAACTGTCATTGCTTTTAACATCGCACCTACAGACGAGGTTCCAATGTTAGCAGCAGCAGTGTCTCCACCTTGGGTACTGCTAATTATTGCTTCATCCTTAGTAATTTCCTACGCTATTGTGTTTCAAGCAGGATTTTCCAATCAGCAAAAGCGCAGACAGCAAAAAGGAATTTTTCAACGACCCATAAGTGAAACTGTCATGTCTTACCTTGTTTCACTGCTAGCAGCGACATTTATGTTGTGGTTCTTTCAGCAACTAACTTTAAACGATCCTTGGACAATTTGGTTGGAACATACGCTGCTGCTAGGCTTACCAGCCACTATTGGAGGCGCAGCAGGAAGGTTAGCTGTATGA
- a CDS encoding GlsB/YeaQ/YmgE family stress response membrane protein — translation MNIIAWIVLGLIAGAIAKAIYPGRQGGGILATMILGIVGAFIGGALVTFLETGTLQFAAASLSIPGLLVAILGAMIAIFLWGLVTRSAA, via the coding sequence ATGAACATCATCGCTTGGATAGTACTAGGTCTGATTGCTGGAGCAATTGCCAAAGCCATTTATCCCGGTCGTCAAGGTGGTGGAATTCTGGCAACAATGATTCTTGGTATTGTTGGTGCTTTCATCGGAGGTGCTTTAGTAACTTTCTTGGAAACAGGAACCCTACAATTTGCTGCAGCTAGCTTGAGTATTCCCGGTCTACTTGTAGCAATTCTTGGAGCAATGATTGCTATCTTCCTGTGGGGATTAGTAACTCGTAGTGCTGCTTAG
- a CDS encoding response regulator, with product MSEISIVLIEDHDLTRMGLKAALQSNSTLRVIGEAPNASKGLKLLETAKPDVAVVDIGLPDIDGIELTRRFRQWQAETGDTSTKILVLTMEHTEDAVLAAFAAGADSYYMKDTSIDKLTEAIQATHTGNSWIDPAIANVVLRQMRQGLPEDQPTDKPKTVKIEALSSEYEQVLETYPLTQRELEILELIVAGCSNGQIAEKLYITVGTVKTHVRNILNKLCADDRTQAAVRALRSGLVA from the coding sequence ATGAGCGAAATTAGTATTGTTCTTATTGAGGATCATGACCTAACACGAATGGGGCTGAAAGCTGCATTACAATCTAACAGCACACTTCGAGTTATTGGCGAAGCACCAAATGCAAGTAAAGGATTAAAACTATTAGAAACAGCTAAACCAGATGTTGCTGTTGTAGATATTGGTTTACCCGATATAGATGGAATCGAGCTAACTCGAAGATTTAGGCAATGGCAAGCAGAAACAGGCGACACGTCCACAAAAATTCTTGTGCTGACGATGGAGCACACAGAAGATGCAGTACTAGCTGCTTTCGCAGCAGGAGCAGACTCCTACTACATGAAAGATACTAGCATCGATAAGCTAACTGAGGCAATCCAAGCTACTCACACGGGTAACTCCTGGATAGATCCGGCGATCGCAAACGTTGTACTGCGTCAAATGCGCCAAGGGTTACCTGAAGATCAGCCTACTGATAAACCAAAAACCGTCAAAATAGAAGCGCTCTCTTCAGAGTACGAGCAAGTCTTAGAAACCTACCCACTAACACAAAGGGAACTAGAGATTCTAGAGTTGATCGTAGCCGGATGCAGTAACGGACAAATTGCTGAGAAACTTTATATCACAGTTGGGACAGTCAAAACCCACGTCCGTAACATTCTGAATAAACTCTGCGCTGATGACCGTACTCAGGCGGCTGTTCGTGCTCTCCGTTCCGGGCTAGTTGCATAA
- a CDS encoding PAS domain S-box protein produces the protein MNLRLEAEKVQLELYAEIVKNMQFGLMVWHLEDPKEVTSFRLVTNNPAASRLTGMSLQDFIGKRITECFPSTYKENKGTLELYAEVALCDRHIDQYEAYCSDERISGNFFSIKVFPLPNRCIGIVFDNITHQKQAEEALRETDERFRATFEQAAVGIAHVAIDGRWLRVNQKLCEIVGYSYQELLEQRFHDITHPDDLENDLNCIKQLLAGEIDHYSLEKRYIHKDGSIVWIDLTVSLAKEERGEGERGRGGEKENGSTLSPVSLPGKPKYFIAVIEEINERKAAEIALLQRAEELVRVNTILAQTTAMLKKRNDELDQFAYVASHDLKAPLRAIASLSEWMEEDLADTLPEENQQQMRLLRGRVRRMESLINGLLEYSRVGRTQVPLSVVNVASLIKEIVDSLCPPPTFTIEVEPDMPTFVTKRLPLLQVFSNLIGNAVKHHSRTDGRVMISVQDRGAFYEFAVSDDGPGIAPEFHDKVFLIFQTLEARDRKESTGVGLAIVKKIVETEGGTISLHSQEGAGSTFRFTWLKQPLE, from the coding sequence ATGAACCTACGTTTAGAGGCAGAGAAGGTACAACTAGAGCTTTACGCCGAGATTGTTAAAAATATGCAATTTGGCTTGATGGTATGGCATCTAGAAGATCCTAAAGAAGTCACTTCATTCCGATTGGTTACTAACAACCCCGCAGCCAGTCGCCTCACTGGGATGTCTCTACAAGACTTTATTGGGAAACGAATCACGGAATGCTTTCCCAGTACATACAAGGAGAATAAAGGGACTTTGGAATTGTATGCGGAAGTGGCGCTGTGCGATCGCCACATAGACCAATATGAAGCTTACTGTAGTGACGAACGAATATCGGGTAACTTTTTTAGCATAAAAGTGTTTCCGTTACCAAACCGATGTATTGGGATTGTATTTGATAATATTACACACCAAAAGCAAGCAGAAGAAGCATTACGCGAGACAGACGAACGGTTTCGTGCAACTTTTGAACAAGCAGCCGTTGGGATCGCTCACGTAGCTATAGATGGTCGATGGTTGCGAGTGAACCAAAAATTATGTGAAATCGTTGGTTACTCCTATCAAGAACTTTTAGAACAAAGGTTTCACGACATTACTCATCCAGACGACTTGGAAAATGATTTAAACTGTATCAAGCAGCTACTAGCGGGTGAAATCGATCATTATTCGTTGGAAAAGCGCTACATTCACAAGGATGGCTCAATTGTTTGGATCGATCTGACCGTTTCCCTAGCAAAGGAAGAAAGAGGAGAGGGGGAGAGAGGGAGAGGAGGAGAAAAGGAGAACGGTTCTACCTTATCTCCCGTGTCTCTTCCCGGTAAGCCCAAATATTTCATTGCTGTCATAGAAGAAATCAACGAGCGTAAAGCAGCAGAAATAGCCTTGCTGCAACGAGCAGAAGAGTTAGTACGCGTAAACACAATTCTGGCGCAAACCACAGCAATGTTAAAAAAACGTAATGACGAACTCGATCAGTTTGCTTACGTGGCGTCTCACGACCTTAAAGCACCCCTACGCGCCATTGCCAGTCTTTCAGAATGGATGGAAGAAGATCTCGCAGACACTCTTCCCGAAGAAAACCAACAGCAGATGCGCTTGTTGCGAGGGCGAGTGCGCCGAATGGAATCTTTAATCAACGGGTTGTTAGAATATTCAAGGGTGGGACGCACTCAAGTGCCATTGTCGGTGGTCAATGTTGCTTCACTTATCAAAGAGATTGTTGACTCCCTTTGTCCCCCGCCTACGTTCACGATTGAGGTAGAACCAGATATGCCTACCTTTGTGACCAAGCGCTTACCTTTGCTACAAGTATTTAGCAACTTAATTGGGAATGCTGTCAAGCACCATTCTAGAACTGATGGTCGTGTCATGATTTCCGTGCAAGACCGAGGAGCGTTTTATGAATTTGCTGTTTCTGATGATGGACCTGGAATTGCTCCTGAGTTTCACGATAAAGTTTTCCTGATATTCCAGACCTTAGAAGCTCGCGATCGCAAAGAAAGCACTGGAGTCGGGTTGGCCATTGTCAAGAAAATTGTTGAAACCGAAGGCGGTACAATTTCATTGCACTCTCAAGAAGGCGCAGGTAGCACTTTTCGCTTTACTTGGCTCAAACAACCCCTTGAGTAA
- a CDS encoding response regulator, producing MSDRVINILLVEDDEVDVMNVKRAFKKVNINNPLYLATNGIEALSMLRGTNGQQPEVPSERRLILLDLNMPKMGGIEFLQELRSDSKLRATPVVVMTTSNQDKDRVEAYNLNVAGYILKPVTFNSFIELMATLNKYWTLCEMP from the coding sequence ATGTCAGACAGAGTGATAAACATTTTATTGGTGGAGGATGACGAAGTTGATGTAATGAATGTCAAACGGGCATTCAAAAAAGTAAATATTAATAATCCCTTATATCTTGCCACAAATGGGATAGAAGCACTGTCAATGTTACGTGGAACTAACGGTCAACAGCCTGAAGTTCCATCCGAAAGACGGTTGATTTTGTTAGATTTAAATATGCCTAAAATGGGCGGGATTGAATTCCTGCAAGAATTACGTTCCGATTCTAAATTGCGGGCAACCCCGGTGGTAGTAATGACAACTTCCAATCAAGATAAGGATAGAGTAGAAGCATATAATCTCAATGTTGCTGGTTATATTCTTAAACCTGTAACTTTTAATAGTTTTATAGAGTTAATGGCAACTTTAAACAAATATTGGACATTGTGTGAAATGCCATAG
- a CDS encoding hybrid sensor histidine kinase/response regulator produces MEEKLKVLVVDDDEVDRMAVRRALTKAGVQMQLFEASDGNSAIATLSNSSYDCVFLDYRLPDQDGLSLLHSLRLKEIRVPVVVLTGQGDEQIAVELMKAGAIDYLSKSRISSEILAQVLRNAIRVHRAEMQVALANQQLRESNDLLTRKNQELEIQRKQIEIQNWKLVEASRLKSQFLATMSHELRTPMNAIIGFSQLLLRPKCGPLTHQQKDMVERILNNGKHLLMLLNEVLDFSKLEAGKLDLKPENFDLSKVVNATIQEMRSLAEEKNLSLVVKIELPNSLVFNDPTRVRQIVTNLLSNAIKFTESGSIRVEVKELSPEQLQLAVYDTGIGIDSADIKQIFEAFRQVDQSTTRRYPGTGLGLPIIKALLQMMDGTISVESRLGEGSVFRIEMPRKILASNQQSADGAVNSPSYSNQTNLWRQQEMARFAPEGMQRKSRDL; encoded by the coding sequence ATGGAAGAGAAACTAAAAGTTTTAGTTGTAGATGATGACGAAGTAGACCGCATGGCAGTGCGTCGCGCATTGACAAAAGCCGGTGTACAAATGCAACTTTTTGAGGCAAGTGATGGCAATAGTGCGATCGCTACCTTATCCAATAGTTCCTATGATTGTGTCTTTCTCGACTATCGCTTGCCAGACCAAGACGGCTTAAGTCTACTTCACAGTTTACGTTTAAAAGAGATTCGAGTGCCAGTTGTTGTTCTTACAGGTCAGGGAGATGAGCAGATAGCAGTGGAACTGATGAAAGCTGGTGCTATTGATTACCTCTCGAAATCCAGGATATCCTCAGAAATTTTGGCACAGGTGCTGCGAAATGCAATTAGAGTCCATAGAGCAGAAATGCAAGTCGCTTTGGCCAATCAACAATTGCGAGAGAGTAACGATCTCCTCACTCGGAAAAACCAGGAATTAGAAATACAGCGAAAACAAATTGAAATACAAAATTGGAAACTGGTGGAAGCATCAAGACTGAAATCGCAGTTTCTAGCAACTATGTCTCACGAATTGCGAACCCCAATGAATGCCATCATTGGGTTTTCTCAGTTATTATTGAGACCAAAATGCGGACCATTAACGCATCAACAGAAAGATATGGTAGAGCGGATTCTAAATAATGGCAAGCATTTGCTCATGTTACTTAATGAAGTTCTCGACTTTTCTAAACTAGAAGCGGGAAAGTTAGATTTAAAGCCAGAAAACTTTGATTTATCAAAGGTGGTTAATGCCACTATCCAAGAAATGCGATCGCTAGCGGAGGAGAAGAATTTGTCTTTGGTAGTTAAAATAGAATTACCAAACTCTTTGGTATTTAACGACCCAACTCGTGTACGACAGATTGTAACGAACCTGCTTTCAAATGCAATTAAGTTTACAGAGTCTGGAAGTATTAGAGTTGAGGTTAAAGAACTCTCTCCCGAGCAACTGCAGCTTGCGGTTTACGATACCGGAATTGGGATCGATTCTGCTGATATAAAGCAAATTTTTGAAGCTTTTAGGCAAGTCGATCAGAGTACAACTCGCAGGTATCCGGGTACGGGTTTGGGTTTGCCAATTATTAAAGCATTGTTGCAAATGATGGATGGCACAATATCTGTAGAAAGTCGTTTGGGAGAGGGATCGGTGTTTCGGATTGAGATGCCTCGTAAAATATTAGCATCAAATCAACAAAGTGCTGATGGGGCAGTGAATTCTCCTTCTTATTCAAATCAAACAAATCTATGGCGTCAGCAGGAAATGGCTCGCTTTGCTCCAGAAGGTATGCAAAGGAAAAGTAGGGACTTATAA
- a CDS encoding hybrid sensor histidine kinase/response regulator: MMSGETSKVDRILAVDDTIDNLILLQTMLEVEGYEVDLISDGASALKQILKSPPDIILLDVMMPGMDGYEVTRHIRKHPEIQYIPILLLTAHIEVSVVEGLDAGADDFIRKPFDQDELLARVRSLLRLKHSIDEQQKMAKMREDFVSRLTHDLRTPLVAADRMLNLFEQETFCKISPEMKEAIAAMIRSNQNLLEMVNNLLEVYRFEAGKKTMQLDSCNMQQIVEEVAQELSPLALEKGLTVSVDTKSLKEIGDSAGTVMGDKLELRRVVSNLIGNAIKFTDTGGIDIRISETPTSQKDKAWVVIDVKDTGYGIAPEDQAFLFERFRQGKHKRAGSGLGLHLSQRIIESHKGKIQVSSELGKGSVFTVCLPKQS, encoded by the coding sequence ATGATGTCTGGCGAAACTTCTAAAGTAGATCGAATTCTTGCTGTCGATGATACTATTGATAACCTCATCTTACTTCAAACCATGTTGGAAGTAGAAGGATATGAGGTGGACTTAATATCAGATGGAGCGAGTGCTTTAAAGCAAATTCTCAAATCTCCTCCAGACATAATTCTATTGGATGTGATGATGCCAGGAATGGATGGATATGAGGTCACGCGTCACATCCGCAAACATCCCGAAATACAATACATCCCCATCCTGCTGTTAACAGCACATATTGAAGTGAGTGTTGTGGAAGGTTTGGATGCGGGAGCAGATGATTTTATCCGCAAACCATTTGACCAAGACGAACTGCTTGCGAGAGTGCGATCGCTACTGCGTCTCAAGCACAGCATTGACGAGCAACAAAAAATGGCAAAAATGCGGGAAGACTTTGTGTCTCGTCTCACCCACGATTTGCGAACCCCCCTAGTTGCAGCAGATCGGATGCTGAATTTGTTTGAACAGGAAACGTTCTGCAAAATTTCGCCAGAAATGAAAGAGGCGATCGCCGCCATGATTCGCAGCAATCAAAATTTACTAGAAATGGTAAATAACTTGCTTGAAGTGTACCGCTTTGAAGCAGGTAAAAAAACCATGCAACTTGATAGCTGTAATATGCAGCAGATTGTAGAAGAAGTTGCTCAAGAACTGAGTCCTTTGGCACTAGAGAAGGGTTTAACTGTATCTGTCGATACCAAATCCTTGAAAGAAATAGGGGATAGTGCTGGTACAGTTATGGGCGACAAACTCGAGTTAAGGCGAGTCGTCAGCAACCTCATAGGGAATGCTATCAAGTTTACCGATACAGGAGGAATCGACATTCGTATTTCTGAAACACCGACGAGCCAAAAAGATAAAGCTTGGGTTGTCATTGATGTCAAAGATACTGGATACGGTATAGCACCCGAAGATCAAGCCTTTCTGTTTGAACGTTTTCGACAAGGAAAACACAAACGTGCAGGTAGTGGGTTGGGGCTGCATCTCTCGCAACGTATTATTGAGTCCCACAAAGGAAAAATTCAAGTGTCTTCCGAACTTGGTAAAGGCAGTGTATTTACAGTATGCTTGCCAAAGCAAAGTTAA
- a CDS encoding DUF2294 domain-containing protein encodes MTPSTPTRGQVERTLTQRIQALYRERLGHQPSKITCQLSEHNVVLVLEGSITQPEQLLAQSGRVELAEQVHSDLDDAIQPQLKALIEETLNVSVIELLSDATLATGRTGIIALLTNAPEVRTPPTPTSKIRRKPSSGSGNNPEKTAL; translated from the coding sequence ATGACTCCATCAACACCAACTCGCGGTCAGGTAGAAAGAACATTAACACAGCGCATTCAAGCTCTATATCGAGAGCGATTGGGACATCAACCCAGTAAAATCACTTGTCAATTATCAGAGCATAATGTAGTCCTTGTTTTGGAAGGTTCTATCACCCAACCAGAACAACTACTTGCTCAATCAGGTCGAGTAGAACTCGCCGAGCAAGTTCACTCGGACTTAGATGATGCAATTCAACCACAACTTAAGGCACTTATAGAAGAGACTTTAAATGTTTCTGTTATTGAGCTATTAAGCGATGCAACACTAGCCACGGGTCGCACTGGAATTATTGCCCTTCTGACAAATGCTCCAGAAGTTCGCACTCCTCCCACTCCAACTTCTAAAATTAGGCGTAAACCTTCATCTGGGAGTGGAAACAACCCAGAGAAAACAGCACTGTAA